A genomic window from Yoonia rosea includes:
- a CDS encoding PP2C family protein-serine/threonine phosphatase has translation MFDRTLQQTQAPRLKVIVAEDSDLQRLFLCSLINGLGFEAIEAADGDIALDLVARTKAEIVISDLEMPHLDGIDLTREIRALNLDQYVHVIMVTGADDVDIRDAALLAGVDDFITKESSPALLKARLQTAVRLINHAAEVADRTRIIKETNQRIQDDLRAAAVAQCQLLPNLQDEVMGFRVASAFVPSAIVSGDMFGYFALNEEKLGFYAVDVSGHGVHASLLSVAIGHLITPDYFRTHAFDAHGQPDPARMVATLNARFSAFGGDDYFTMFCGIVDRASGRLDFCQAGYPSAFYVDPAGCVSLAGDGGFPVGMLPSATYENTAHQFEIGATLVICSDAAAEAENHSNQPFGTPRVGDIVGLPPRLGVDEIPQTIVQALNLWRNGVPLEDDLTVLALERKYPSDTYNNT, from the coding sequence ATGTTCGACCGCACCTTACAGCAAACTCAAGCACCGCGACTAAAAGTGATCGTTGCAGAAGATTCTGATCTGCAGCGGCTCTTTTTGTGCAGCCTTATCAATGGTCTTGGATTTGAGGCAATTGAAGCTGCGGACGGCGATATCGCACTTGATCTCGTGGCGCGGACAAAAGCCGAGATCGTGATCAGTGATCTTGAGATGCCCCACCTTGATGGCATTGACCTGACCCGCGAGATACGCGCGCTCAATCTGGATCAATATGTCCATGTCATTATGGTCACAGGGGCAGATGATGTTGACATACGTGACGCGGCTTTGCTGGCCGGCGTTGACGATTTCATCACCAAAGAAAGCAGCCCCGCATTGTTAAAGGCGCGGTTACAGACCGCAGTGCGCTTGATCAATCACGCGGCGGAAGTTGCTGACCGGACGCGCATCATTAAGGAAACCAACCAGCGTATCCAGGATGATCTGCGCGCAGCGGCCGTCGCACAGTGTCAGCTCTTGCCAAATCTGCAAGACGAAGTGATGGGCTTTCGGGTCGCATCCGCTTTCGTGCCGTCGGCAATCGTGTCGGGCGATATGTTCGGATACTTTGCTCTAAATGAGGAGAAGCTGGGTTTCTACGCGGTCGATGTGTCAGGGCACGGGGTGCACGCATCGCTGTTGTCCGTTGCGATCGGCCATCTGATTACACCGGATTATTTCCGTACGCATGCTTTCGATGCGCATGGTCAGCCTGACCCCGCCCGGATGGTCGCCACATTGAATGCACGCTTCAGCGCGTTCGGCGGCGACGACTATTTCACCATGTTTTGCGGCATTGTCGACAGAGCGTCGGGGCGTCTGGATTTCTGCCAGGCGGGGTACCCGTCTGCGTTCTATGTCGATCCAGCCGGATGTGTGAGCTTGGCTGGCGACGGCGGCTTTCCTGTCGGAATGTTGCCTTCAGCGACCTATGAAAACACTGCGCATCAATTTGAAATCGGCGCGACCTTGGTCATTTGCTCGGACGCGGCAGCAGAGGCCGAAAACCATTCAAATCAACCGTTTGGCACCCCACGGGTCGGCGACATCGTGGGCTTGCCCCCCCGTTTGGGAGTTGACGAAATCCCGCAAACTATCGTGCAGGCGCTGAACCTGTGGCGCAACGGCGTACCGTTAGAAGATGATCTCACAGTCCTCGCCTTAGAAAGGAAATATCCCAGTGATACATACAACAATACTTGA
- a CDS encoding STAS domain-containing protein: MIHTTILDENITVIRPGAERLTAANAKVFKDEVTDIINGGANRVIIDFRNVSFLDSSGLGALVGVLKKIGHRGDLVISGLSSDVQQMFRICRMDRVFVVYKDVDAAVQSMAEFQ; encoded by the coding sequence GTGATACATACAACAATACTTGATGAAAACATAACAGTCATCAGACCCGGTGCCGAACGTCTGACGGCCGCGAACGCAAAAGTGTTCAAAGACGAAGTGACAGACATCATCAATGGCGGGGCAAATCGGGTCATCATCGATTTTAGAAATGTATCGTTCCTCGATTCCTCGGGTCTTGGGGCACTGGTTGGCGTCCTGAAGAAAATCGGACATCGTGGTGATCTTGTTATTTCAGGTCTCAGCAGCGACGTGCAGCAGATGTTTCGGATCTGCCGGATGGATCGGGTCTTTGTCGTCTACAAGGATGTCGATGCAGCCGTTCAGTCAATGGCTGAATTCCAGTGA
- a CDS encoding glycosyltransferase, producing the protein MDDYFLKFEDRTPEPPLPYSAPRELLWQALATIALVVGAWYIWWRWTASLNTEAMWFAVPLAIAETCAYIGLILFVFNLWKDEPIEILAPPACLNDISPDHPEGDRPLAVDIMFATYNEDPALVRLGLRDAKKITYPHAIDIRIHVLDDGRRAEMRRVAEAEGVNYITRTTNEGFKAGSLRHAMEQTSGDLLIICDADTRPFPTILENTLGYFSDPKMAWVQTPQWFYDLPEGEPLDAALNRRFGARAATAGRMIQKVVGPIRIGADPFVSDPKMFYDIIQRRRNWANASFCCGAGSIHRREAVMEAALRSFGAKVETRAHATEEVVTVSSKEREIAPDLMDAIRTEAATTEILTPYRFHVSEDIYTSIVMHADRARGWKSKMHPIVESKMLSPQDLLTWTTQRYKYAGGSLDILIHDNPLFQRGLTFPQRMMYAATFYSYLAPVWNVVFLISPIVYLFTGISPVTAYSDAFFWHLIPFLVTLELAMMTGTWGVPGYAAKASYLSFFPLGLRAITSVLKGSQISFKVTPKVRQSGNFLALVKPQIAVVVLTAVAGLWAIGALVTGTTPHSATGVVSNILWGFNNCLAMLGIIGAALWLPGAEEGIE; encoded by the coding sequence ATGGACGACTATTTCCTCAAGTTTGAAGACCGGACACCGGAGCCCCCACTGCCATATTCGGCACCGCGTGAGCTGCTTTGGCAGGCACTCGCGACGATCGCCTTGGTCGTCGGCGCATGGTACATTTGGTGGCGCTGGACAGCGTCCCTCAATACCGAGGCGATGTGGTTCGCGGTCCCGCTCGCCATCGCCGAAACCTGTGCATATATCGGGTTGATCCTTTTCGTCTTCAATCTTTGGAAAGACGAACCCATTGAGATCCTGGCCCCTCCGGCATGCCTCAATGATATTTCGCCTGATCACCCCGAGGGCGACCGCCCCTTGGCTGTGGATATCATGTTCGCAACCTATAACGAGGATCCGGCACTGGTGCGCCTTGGTCTGCGCGACGCCAAGAAGATCACATACCCCCATGCAATCGACATTCGTATTCATGTGCTTGACGACGGACGCCGCGCAGAGATGCGTCGCGTCGCCGAAGCAGAAGGTGTCAACTATATTACGCGCACCACAAACGAAGGCTTTAAGGCCGGTAGTCTGCGGCATGCGATGGAACAGACATCGGGTGACCTGCTGATCATCTGCGACGCCGACACACGGCCGTTTCCCACAATACTTGAAAACACTTTGGGGTACTTCAGTGATCCCAAGATGGCGTGGGTTCAAACACCGCAGTGGTTCTATGACCTGCCAGAGGGTGAACCCCTTGATGCAGCCCTGAACCGACGCTTTGGTGCAAGAGCAGCCACAGCCGGCCGCATGATCCAGAAAGTCGTCGGACCAATCCGGATCGGCGCCGATCCTTTTGTGTCCGACCCCAAGATGTTTTACGACATCATCCAGCGCCGCAGGAACTGGGCGAATGCCTCTTTCTGCTGTGGTGCAGGGTCCATCCACCGTCGCGAAGCCGTCATGGAAGCCGCGTTGCGCAGCTTTGGCGCAAAGGTTGAAACCCGCGCCCACGCCACAGAAGAGGTTGTTACGGTCTCAAGCAAAGAACGCGAGATCGCCCCGGACCTGATGGATGCGATCCGCACAGAAGCGGCGACCACCGAAATCCTGACGCCATACCGTTTTCATGTCTCAGAAGATATCTACACCTCGATCGTGATGCATGCAGACCGCGCGCGCGGGTGGAAGTCCAAGATGCACCCAATCGTGGAAAGCAAAATGCTTTCACCGCAAGACCTGCTAACGTGGACCACACAGCGCTACAAATATGCGGGCGGCAGTCTTGATATTCTGATCCATGACAATCCACTCTTTCAACGCGGCCTGACGTTTCCCCAGCGGATGATGTACGCCGCAACGTTCTATTCCTATCTCGCGCCAGTCTGGAACGTGGTCTTTCTGATCAGCCCGATTGTTTATTTGTTCACAGGTATTTCGCCGGTGACGGCTTACTCGGACGCGTTCTTTTGGCACCTGATCCCGTTTCTTGTGACACTGGAACTGGCCATGATGACGGGAACGTGGGGCGTGCCAGGGTATGCGGCAAAGGCCAGCTATCTGTCGTTCTTCCCCCTGGGTCTGCGGGCCATCACATCGGTGCTCAAAGGCAGCCAGATATCTTTCAAGGTCACCCCCAAAGTGCGGCAGTCTGGGAACTTCCTCGCGTTGGTGAAGCCGCAAATCGCTGTCGTCGTTTTGACCGCTGTTGCAGGTCTCTGGGCGATCGGGGCGCTTGTCACAGGCACGACACCGCATTCCGCCACCGGCGTCGTATCAAACATTCTATGGGGTTTTAACAACTGTCTGGCGATGCTGGGCATCATCGGCGCGGCACTTTGGTTGCCCGGCGCGGAAGAAGGAATTGAATAA
- a CDS encoding acyltransferase: MSTASKPRLVWFDANRVFAAFGVVLIHSSTDFGGQAFPGATEGERVIPVFMRSLGEFSGSEMFFMFSLFLMAMRVDKKMPHYGSVISTQAQRLLVPFLFWAVFYAFFRLLKADAFNYAPYIWEQLGQAQSWLGYLILGKSQYHMHFLPTLFALFLFYPVMRAATRYPVLGLTVVITIGVMNNAQAFIWGLDVDPTLRDYILRAIKVFGYVGYGMAAFAIYGLWNDGIPRGEARLIRRVGFYFAALAYLATLPFFYTAFDTGSWGVRSGWDFYGHFLMPIFVFFIFIGGQYLQWSAKWSELARYTFGVYLVHPFVIDLYDIAVFTTGISQFMDPWMIVIARFAVALPLSFAVTIGLSKFQPLAWTIGLGPTPWELLKSRKSAMAI; encoded by the coding sequence ATGAGCACCGCTTCTAAACCACGTTTGGTCTGGTTTGATGCAAACCGCGTTTTTGCAGCCTTCGGCGTCGTCCTTATTCACAGCTCGACTGATTTTGGCGGGCAGGCATTTCCGGGCGCGACCGAAGGAGAAAGGGTCATTCCTGTCTTCATGCGATCACTCGGCGAGTTTTCGGGTTCTGAGATGTTTTTCATGTTTTCGTTGTTTCTTATGGCGATGCGTGTGGACAAGAAGATGCCGCATTATGGCAGTGTCATTTCTACGCAGGCCCAGAGGCTACTTGTCCCATTCTTGTTCTGGGCTGTGTTTTACGCATTCTTCCGGCTGCTGAAGGCAGATGCCTTCAACTATGCGCCCTACATCTGGGAGCAGCTTGGGCAAGCCCAGTCCTGGTTGGGTTATCTGATCTTGGGCAAGTCCCAATATCACATGCATTTTCTGCCAACGCTTTTTGCGCTTTTCCTTTTCTACCCCGTCATGCGGGCCGCAACACGCTATCCCGTTCTTGGTCTGACAGTGGTGATCACCATCGGTGTGATGAATAATGCGCAAGCGTTCATATGGGGTTTGGACGTTGATCCAACGCTGCGTGACTACATTCTGCGTGCGATCAAGGTTTTCGGCTACGTCGGGTACGGTATGGCGGCCTTTGCCATCTATGGGCTTTGGAATGATGGCATCCCGCGCGGCGAAGCGCGCCTGATCCGCCGGGTTGGATTCTACTTTGCCGCACTGGCGTATCTCGCAACCTTGCCCTTTTTCTATACCGCGTTTGATACCGGATCATGGGGTGTGCGCAGTGGCTGGGATTTTTACGGCCACTTCCTGATGCCGATCTTTGTCTTCTTCATCTTCATTGGCGGGCAGTATCTGCAATGGTCTGCCAAGTGGAGCGAACTGGCGCGCTATACCTTCGGTGTCTATCTTGTGCATCCGTTTGTGATCGACCTGTACGACATTGCGGTTTTCACAACCGGGATTTCACAGTTCATGGACCCTTGGATGATCGTCATTGCACGGTTTGCCGTCGCGCTGCCGTTGTCATTTGCTGTCACGATTGGGCTGTCAAAATTTCAACCTCTGGCTTGGACGATTGGTCTGGGTCCAACCCCTTGGGAACTTCTGAAATCCCGCAAGTCAGCGATGGCCATTTGA
- a CDS encoding DUF3131 domain-containing protein has product MKDVFTNVLCAVTFSGLGLSLIGPAMAQDSADTTLAISIAGPAVNGQDYDRVTITSGTALTIVASEPVAQECMAGSRNQNTAHFGRNGPLTAREFEMAKTAWSYFETFYQPETGLVNAVGNFPSTTLWDTASYISAMVAAYELCVIDKRELDDRATRILNTLRNLPLYRGEAPNKVYHAATGEMVNYANQPGEIGMSANDIGRLLVWLRILKERHPHLANSVDNVPMRWNFCNLVNEDGRMFGSFTQGNGDTRYVQEGRLGYEEYAAKGFALWGFDVARAMSPEPLEYAYIYDVRVPYDGRDPRVFKSQNYVLTEGYILDGLELGWDLPTDQTNDNMVASNGWRAEFANRIYLVQQRRFERTGIITARSEHQVEGSPYFVYDSIFADGYAWNTLDPTGAYQPDRAAVSAKAAVGLWALWDTPYTDLLFETVADLSVPDRGFYEGLYENGNGFIPLQTANNNGVILAALLYKVQGPILQHVNQNTQVWDTAFVGTDIRANKCHPNPAVEEIPCCACANRNTVRPVIPVEEFLYCRPVVAGGEVAATACSTQEHKLEPLQVRQVLPQSCPASGVSR; this is encoded by the coding sequence ATGAAAGATGTATTTACCAACGTTTTGTGCGCAGTCACATTTTCAGGCCTTGGCCTAAGTCTGATTGGTCCGGCAATGGCGCAGGATAGCGCAGATACGACCCTGGCGATCTCTATCGCCGGTCCCGCCGTCAATGGACAAGACTATGATCGTGTCACGATCACATCGGGTACAGCGTTGACCATCGTCGCATCAGAGCCGGTCGCACAGGAATGTATGGCCGGATCGCGCAACCAGAATACTGCGCATTTCGGGCGCAATGGGCCTTTGACAGCGCGCGAGTTCGAAATGGCCAAGACCGCCTGGTCCTATTTCGAGACGTTTTATCAGCCGGAAACCGGTCTGGTGAATGCGGTCGGAAACTTCCCTTCGACAACCCTTTGGGACACTGCATCCTATATCAGCGCCATGGTTGCGGCCTACGAGCTGTGTGTGATCGATAAAAGAGAACTTGATGACCGCGCGACCCGTATCCTGAATACGCTGCGCAACCTGCCTTTGTATCGCGGAGAAGCGCCCAACAAAGTGTATCACGCTGCAACCGGCGAAATGGTCAACTACGCGAACCAGCCGGGTGAGATTGGTATGTCCGCAAATGATATCGGCCGCCTTCTGGTCTGGCTGCGCATTCTCAAGGAACGCCACCCGCATCTTGCAAACAGCGTCGACAACGTTCCGATGCGTTGGAATTTTTGCAATTTGGTAAATGAAGATGGCCGTATGTTCGGCTCGTTCACACAAGGCAATGGCGACACACGCTATGTGCAAGAAGGCCGTCTTGGCTATGAGGAGTATGCCGCGAAAGGGTTCGCTCTTTGGGGGTTCGACGTCGCACGTGCGATGTCGCCAGAACCATTGGAGTATGCCTATATTTATGACGTGCGTGTGCCATATGACGGGCGCGATCCACGTGTCTTCAAAAGCCAGAACTATGTTCTGACCGAAGGCTACATTCTTGATGGGCTAGAGCTTGGCTGGGATCTGCCCACCGACCAGACAAACGACAATATGGTCGCAAGCAACGGCTGGCGGGCAGAATTTGCCAACCGGATCTATCTTGTCCAGCAGCGTCGGTTTGAACGGACGGGCATCATCACCGCACGATCAGAGCATCAGGTCGAAGGCAGCCCTTACTTTGTCTATGACAGCATCTTTGCCGATGGCTATGCGTGGAACACGCTAGACCCAACTGGCGCGTATCAACCCGATCGCGCCGCTGTGTCCGCGAAGGCTGCTGTTGGTTTGTGGGCGCTTTGGGATACGCCGTATACCGACCTGCTATTTGAGACTGTTGCAGACCTGTCAGTGCCGGATCGCGGGTTCTACGAGGGCCTTTATGAGAACGGGAACGGGTTCATTCCGCTGCAAACGGCAAATAACAACGGGGTTATTTTGGCGGCGCTTCTGTACAAGGTGCAGGGACCAATCTTGCAGCACGTGAACCAGAACACACAAGTCTGGGACACGGCTTTTGTTGGAACCGATATTCGCGCAAACAAGTGCCATCCCAACCCTGCCGTTGAAGAAATCCCCTGCTGTGCCTGCGCAAACCGCAACACGGTCAGACCTGTCATTCCGGTTGAGGAATTCCTCTATTGCCGTCCCGTAGTGGCAGGAGGCGAAGTCGCTGCCACTGCATGCAGTACCCAAGAACACAAGCTGGAACCGCTGCAAGTAAGGCAGGTGCTGCCACAAAGCTGCCCTGCATCGGGGGTAAGCCGATGA
- a CDS encoding ATP-binding protein, protein MALEIAPTVRALGNSGLDLYAREADFQREKVARTMTQLAVAIAALIAVLLFAILHLYRLNANIYRREQENKQTSMRMSTVMGTSLDGVIVCDANGLILQFSPAAEGIFGFKEEDVLGQEIGSVIVPDHMRKAHDAGMERMRDKGEKRVVGKGRVKLEAKHREGHIFPVELAIQSATTDEGEIFVAFLRDISNRVAAEAELVAARDKALAGEKLKTDFLSTMSHEIRTPLNGLLGNMSLLRDTTLSPLQERYVGYMETSGRLLMSHISDVLDITRYDAGKLSTRSRPVDISALLQDIVDNQKGTATRNETSLTWRWRGEPMNRVLSDHDRLQHVLMNLIGNAVKFTRRGEVSVTVENVGEADETELLIKIADTGPGISADLAERIFDDFVTGNVAYDREAGGTGLGLSIAKRFVDALGGEIGVESVVGEGSTFWVKLPVTPAGEADDKPKRPAILLPTRPLNVLLVEDNEINRIVAREMLQAEGHLVVEAHDGPQGVAAAAETHFDLILMDISMPIMDGRAATRAIRNSNGACKDTVIVALTANAMPEEQREFLADGMNGILTKPLSRPALRDLLGQIGRPSSHETHGMIDTGHSDQTRDTLGEEAFVKLRSRFVTEVDEFQDWLESGEVHDFLEISARAHKVAGSAAVFGAGPLGKTLKQIERAAKVGNVDDIRDSSARFAASWIQTKAQLSQ, encoded by the coding sequence ATGGCGCTCGAGATTGCGCCAACAGTGCGCGCTCTGGGGAACTCCGGGCTTGATCTCTATGCGAGAGAGGCGGACTTCCAACGTGAAAAAGTTGCACGCACGATGACTCAATTGGCCGTTGCTATTGCCGCGCTGATTGCTGTGCTCTTGTTCGCAATTCTCCACCTCTACCGTCTGAACGCAAATATTTACCGCCGGGAACAAGAGAACAAACAAACGTCGATGCGGATGAGCACCGTCATGGGCACGTCTCTTGACGGCGTCATCGTATGCGACGCCAATGGGCTGATTTTGCAGTTCAGCCCAGCAGCCGAAGGAATATTCGGTTTCAAAGAAGAAGACGTCCTTGGCCAAGAAATCGGATCTGTCATTGTGCCCGATCACATGCGCAAAGCGCATGACGCCGGCATGGAGCGTATGCGCGACAAAGGCGAAAAACGCGTTGTCGGGAAAGGGCGCGTCAAGCTGGAAGCCAAGCACCGTGAGGGCCACATCTTTCCCGTTGAGCTTGCAATCCAATCAGCAACGACCGACGAAGGAGAGATCTTTGTCGCATTCTTGCGCGACATCTCAAATCGCGTTGCAGCAGAGGCCGAACTTGTCGCGGCGCGTGACAAGGCGTTAGCTGGAGAGAAACTCAAGACCGACTTTCTGTCCACAATGAGCCATGAGATCAGAACACCTCTCAATGGGCTTTTGGGAAACATGAGCCTGTTGCGCGACACAACATTGAGCCCCTTGCAGGAGCGGTATGTCGGCTACATGGAAACGTCCGGTCGCCTCTTGATGAGTCACATCTCCGATGTCTTGGACATTACGCGCTACGACGCGGGAAAGCTCAGCACGCGGTCACGACCGGTCGATATTTCCGCTTTGCTGCAGGATATTGTGGATAACCAAAAAGGCACGGCCACAAGGAATGAGACTTCGTTAACTTGGCGTTGGCGCGGCGAACCGATGAACAGGGTTCTATCCGACCATGACCGGCTTCAACATGTCCTGATGAACCTGATCGGCAATGCTGTGAAATTCACCCGGCGTGGAGAGGTTTCGGTCACCGTCGAAAACGTTGGCGAAGCGGACGAGACTGAATTGCTGATCAAGATTGCAGACACCGGGCCTGGTATATCAGCGGACCTTGCTGAGCGTATTTTTGATGATTTCGTCACCGGCAACGTGGCGTATGACCGTGAAGCCGGCGGGACCGGATTGGGCCTGAGCATCGCAAAACGTTTCGTCGATGCACTGGGCGGTGAAATTGGTGTGGAGAGCGTGGTTGGTGAGGGCAGTACCTTCTGGGTCAAACTGCCGGTCACGCCGGCCGGAGAAGCGGATGACAAACCAAAACGACCAGCGATCCTGCTGCCGACAAGGCCCCTCAATGTGTTGTTGGTCGAAGATAATGAAATCAACCGCATCGTCGCCCGTGAGATGCTGCAGGCCGAGGGACACTTGGTTGTTGAGGCCCATGATGGACCACAGGGTGTCGCGGCTGCGGCCGAGACCCATTTTGACCTCATCCTGATGGATATCAGCATGCCGATTATGGACGGTCGCGCAGCAACCCGGGCCATACGCAACAGCAATGGTGCCTGCAAAGATACCGTCATTGTTGCCCTCACCGCCAACGCCATGCCCGAGGAGCAAAGGGAGTTTCTTGCAGATGGCATGAACGGCATCCTGACCAAACCCCTCTCGCGCCCCGCGTTGCGTGATCTGCTTGGCCAAATTGGTCGTCCATCAAGTCACGAGACACACGGCATGATCGATACCGGCCATAGCGATCAGACACGTGATACACTGGGTGAAGAGGCCTTTGTGAAACTCAGGTCTCGTTTTGTGACCGAAGTCGATGAATTTCAAGACTGGCTAGAGTCCGGCGAGGTCCATGATTTTCTTGAGATATCCGCACGGGCCCATAAAGTTGCAGGGAGCGCGGCGGTATTTGGCGCAGGTCCGTTGGGAAAGACACTCAAGCAAATTGAGAGGGCTGCCAAAGTGGGAAACGTCGACGATATACGTGATAGTTCAGCGCGTTTCGCCGCCAGTTGGATCCAAACAAAGGCTCAGCTTTCGCAGTAA
- a CDS encoding response regulator transcription factor, with the protein MRVLIADDHDLLRDTLVLFLENEGSMETEAVGTFAQAAERIQNDRPYDLILLDYNMPGMNGLEGLKSAIAMGRGQKVALISGEATKQVAEAALEAGASGFVPKSLPAKSLVNAVKFMAMGEQYAPLDFMTAVDDVETNPLADKLTTRELQVLEGLTQGKSNKEIARDLDIQEPTVKLHMKTLYRKLGAANRTQAALIAREAGLF; encoded by the coding sequence ATGAGAGTCCTAATCGCCGATGATCATGATCTGCTCAGAGACACGCTGGTCTTGTTTCTGGAAAACGAAGGCAGCATGGAGACTGAGGCCGTCGGCACTTTTGCCCAAGCGGCCGAGCGCATTCAGAACGATCGGCCCTATGATCTCATCTTGCTGGACTACAACATGCCCGGAATGAACGGGCTTGAAGGTCTCAAGTCAGCTATTGCAATGGGTCGAGGTCAAAAAGTTGCACTGATTTCAGGAGAAGCGACCAAGCAGGTCGCAGAAGCAGCTTTAGAAGCGGGGGCCTCGGGGTTTGTGCCCAAGTCACTACCGGCCAAATCACTGGTTAACGCAGTAAAGTTCATGGCGATGGGTGAACAATATGCCCCGCTCGACTTTATGACGGCGGTGGATGACGTTGAAACGAACCCTTTGGCGGACAAGTTGACGACACGCGAGTTGCAGGTCCTTGAAGGGCTGACCCAAGGTAAGTCAAACAAAGAGATCGCCCGTGATCTGGACATCCAAGAGCCCACCGTCAAACTGCATATGAAAACGCTATACCGGAAACTGGGTGCAGCCAATCGCACACAGGCTGCATTGATTGCGCGTGAGGCGGGTCTTTTCTAG
- a CDS encoding ATP-binding protein — translation MQKTLEDIDAMVMSLRAAVGMVLEGDDILRCEISVAEALTNIVMHAAPKCADAHIDVIVTEIPQAVVVEIFDPAGAEAFDPRDHVTVFHTVDPMAESGRGLGLILKCADVVRYGPVDGRNRLSLAFRKIGGNRSRP, via the coding sequence ATGCAAAAAACCTTGGAAGACATCGACGCGATGGTCATGTCTCTTAGGGCGGCTGTCGGCATGGTCCTTGAGGGCGACGATATATTGCGTTGTGAAATATCTGTCGCAGAGGCGCTGACCAACATCGTCATGCATGCAGCCCCGAAATGCGCTGACGCCCATATTGATGTGATTGTTACCGAAATCCCCCAAGCTGTGGTTGTCGAGATATTCGATCCCGCTGGTGCAGAGGCGTTCGATCCTCGCGATCACGTCACAGTCTTCCATACTGTCGACCCGATGGCCGAAAGCGGACGTGGGTTGGGGCTCATTCTCAAATGCGCGGATGTTGTCAGATACGGCCCCGTCGACGGTCGTAACCGTCTCTCTTTGGCATTCCGCAAGATTGGCGGAAACCGATCACGCCCATAG
- a CDS encoding UTP--glucose-1-phosphate uridylyltransferase — MTHIRKAVFPVAGMGTRFLPATKSIPKEMLTLVDRPLIQYAVDEAREAGIEEFIFVSAAGKGALEDYFDTAAALETRLQAAGKADALAALEPTRMPEGALTILRQAQPLGLGHAVRQAKRLIGNEPFAVILPDDVIKGERGALAQMVDAHRDIGGHMVATMDVPLAETHMYGILDVKKEAGALAYARGLVEKPRPDLAPSTKAVIGRYILDSAIMDRLDALCPGAGGELQLTDAINADVKSVGVTGYLFEGQRFDCGSVQGYVQATASFALSRADLRDAYAAFVDQRSRPLRLVA, encoded by the coding sequence ATGACACATATCCGAAAAGCCGTTTTTCCCGTTGCAGGGATGGGAACACGTTTCCTGCCCGCGACCAAGTCCATTCCCAAAGAAATGCTGACATTGGTTGATCGTCCTTTGATCCAATATGCGGTGGATGAAGCACGCGAAGCTGGCATCGAGGAGTTCATCTTTGTTTCTGCGGCAGGCAAAGGCGCATTGGAAGACTACTTTGATACGGCCGCTGCGCTGGAAACACGATTGCAGGCGGCAGGCAAAGCAGACGCACTTGCCGCCCTTGAACCGACGCGCATGCCCGAGGGTGCCTTGACAATTCTGCGTCAAGCCCAGCCCCTGGGGCTTGGCCATGCTGTCCGCCAAGCCAAGAGACTGATTGGAAACGAGCCCTTCGCAGTTATCCTGCCTGATGATGTGATCAAGGGCGAACGCGGTGCATTGGCGCAAATGGTTGATGCCCATCGCGACATCGGCGGGCATATGGTTGCGACCATGGACGTTCCGCTTGCGGAAACACACATGTATGGCATTCTCGACGTCAAGAAAGAGGCTGGCGCGCTTGCCTATGCACGTGGCTTGGTTGAAAAACCCCGCCCCGATCTGGCGCCGTCAACAAAGGCGGTCATCGGTCGCTATATTCTGGACAGTGCGATCATGGATCGCCTTGACGCTTTGTGCCCCGGCGCAGGTGGCGAGTTGCAACTGACAGATGCAATCAATGCTGACGTCAAATCTGTGGGTGTCACCGGATATTTGTTTGAAGGACAACGGTTCGATTGCGGGTCGGTCCAAGGCTATGTTCAGGCCACTGCATCATTCGCCTTAAGCCGGGCAGACCTGCGCGACGCATATGCAGCCTTTGTCGATCAGCGCTCCCGACCGCTGCGTTTGGTCGCCTGA
- a CDS encoding molybdopterin-dependent oxidoreductase, with amino-acid sequence MFSHFKKITLGLSLAVGLVSISMAQEMAAPSGDVVLAVSGDLSMTNDGDQLLLDLDMLMALPATTFETSTIWTDGVHEFTGVSLADFAASIGVEAGQFLATAINDYTVEIPFSDAVADGPIIAYLMDGNAMSVRDKGPLWVIYPYDSNSLYRSEVVYSRSIWQLDRVKIVQ; translated from the coding sequence ATGTTCAGCCACTTCAAAAAAATTACACTTGGTCTGTCACTGGCCGTTGGATTGGTTTCAATTTCGATGGCACAGGAGATGGCAGCGCCGTCCGGCGATGTTGTGTTGGCTGTGTCTGGTGATCTCTCAATGACCAATGATGGCGACCAACTGCTTCTTGATCTTGATATGTTGATGGCATTGCCAGCCACGACATTTGAGACCTCAACCATTTGGACTGACGGCGTGCATGAATTTACAGGCGTCTCACTCGCAGACTTTGCCGCCAGCATCGGTGTAGAGGCCGGGCAGTTTCTGGCGACGGCGATCAATGACTATACGGTTGAGATCCCCTTCAGCGATGCGGTCGCGGATGGACCTATCATCGCTTATCTGATGGACGGCAACGCAATGTCTGTCCGCGACAAGGGGCCGCTCTGGGTGATCTACCCATATGACAGCAACAGCCTCTATCGCTCGGAAGTAGTGTATTCGCGCAGTATATGGCAACTCGACAGGGTGAAAATCGTTCAGTAA